In a genomic window of Mercenaria mercenaria strain notata chromosome 19, MADL_Memer_1, whole genome shotgun sequence:
- the LOC123543084 gene encoding organic cation/carnitine transporter 2-like isoform X1 — translation MSTAVDKTTPDEVIKDLGGCGRYQVRLCVIIHLVKTVISFSSANLVIITSVPEWRCNDNVYNNGTFLEPSWNQTCLTMNGTECDSFSFEEETNTLVSEFKLICRNDFIPSTVNSIQLAGAMASNIILGHIADRLGRKPIFLISILFVLSSCLVGFFSVSLEMFAVSAFFTGFGYGGFFTTHYNLMSEYTPARWRGFVIGFPSYPLHQCLLSLIAWRIREWRYLLLMTSILGMPCFLAAYLIVPESFRWYIAHEKFDKAKEIVKSIAKFNRNYDFNTAVDLRRLDNQTKLRYSLLNLFQTRTLVKVTLFSALNWITLGVVVFGLLFGIQNLSGNLYLNIFLFSLTTIPSKAIATWLSNRIGRKKATHICFTVVGIAGLTGGVLQTLDVKFKDQLTTVLAIIANSSTSAAWGTVQTMTVELYPTVIRNIGFGMLSFIGGIGSVIGPQFVYLDTYMPGILLYLCGGLSVLCVIGTSLLPETKDKYLLDIIQVDAPVTTALNEVSELPEGIEEEIAGVNGHI, via the exons ATGTCAACTGCTGTAGACAAAACAACGCCTGATGAAGTTATAAAAGACTTGGGAGGTTGTGGAAGGTACCAGGTGCGGCTGTGTGTCATTATCCACCTGGTGAAAACAGTGATCAGTTTCAGCTCCGCAAACCTGGTAATAATAACTTCAGTGCCAGAATGGAGGTGCAATGACAACGTTTATAACAATGGTACTTTTCTGGAACCATCCTGGAACCAAACTTGTTTAACAATGAATGGTACAGAATGCGATTCATTTTCATTTGAAGAAGAGACCAACACACTAGTAAGCGAG TTCAAACTGATTTGCCGAAACGACTTTATTCCAAGTACAGTAAATTCCATTCAACTGGCAGGAGCTATGGCCAGCAATATCATTTTGGGACACATAGCAGACCGGTTAGGTCGGAAACCCATATTTCTGATATCAATACTATTTGTGTTATCATCCTGTTTAGTCGGATTTTTCTCAGTCTCTTTGGAAATGTTCGCAGTGTCAGCTTTCTTTACTGGATTTGGATATGGTGGCTTCTTTACTACACACTATAATTTAATGTCTGAATATACTCCAGCAAGGTGGAGAGGCTTCGTAATTGGATTCCCGTCATATCCGTTACATCAATGTTTGCTATCACTAATTGCTTGGCGGATTCGAGAATGGCGTTACCTCTTATTAATGACATCAATACTAGGAATGCCGTGTTTCCTTGCGGCTTACCT tATAGTTCCTGAAAGTTTCCGCTGGTATATAGCACATGAGAAATTTGACAAAGCAAAAGAGATCGTCAAATCAATTGCCAAGTTTAACCGCAATTATGATTTCAACACTGCAGTTGACCTGAGAAGGCTCGATAATCAAACCAAATTGCGATATTCGTTACTTAATCTGTTTCAAACACGGACACTGGTGAAAGTAACACTGTTTTCAGCCCTTAATTG GATAACACTGGGAGTCGTAGTATTCGGCTTACTATTTGGGATACAGAATCTCTCAGGAAACTtgtacttgaatatttttttatttagtttaaccACGATTCCTTCGAAAGCAATTGCCACGTGGCTAAGTAACAG AATTGGTCGAAAAAAGGCAACACACATTTGCTTCACCGTTGTTGGAATTGCAGGTCTTACAGGTGGCGTTTTGCAAACATTAG atGTAAAATTCAAGGATCAACTTACCACCGTGCTAGCCATTATAGCAAACTCAAGTACATCAGCAGCGTGGGGAACAGTACAGACAATGACAGTAGAACTCTATCCAACTGTCATAAG GAACATTGGATTTGGGATGCTAAGTTTCATCGGAGGAATCGGTTCAGTGATCGGGCCACAATTTGTATATCTT GATACATATATGCCAGGAATTCTGCTATATCTTTGTGGTGGACTTTCTGTTCTGTGTGTGATAGGTACATCGCTGCTCCCAGAAACTAAAGATAAATACCTTCTGGATATAATACAGGTTGATGCACCAGTAACTACAGCCTTAAATGAGGTTTCAGAGCTACCAGAAGGTATAGAAGAAGAGATAGCTGGTGTGAATGGCCACATCTAA
- the LOC123543084 gene encoding solute carrier family 22 member 4-like isoform X2 gives MSTAVDKTTPDEVIKDLGGCGRYQVRLCVIIHLVKTVISFSSANLVIITSVPEWRCNDNVYNNGTFLEPSWNQTCLTMNGTECDSFSFEEETNTLVSEFKLICRNDFIPSTVNSIQLAGAMASNIILGHIADRLGRKPIFLISILFVLSSCLVGFFSVSLEMFAVSAFFTGFGYGGFFTTHYNLMSEYTPARWRGFVIGFPSYPLHQCLLSLIAWRIREWRYLLLMTSILGMPCFLAAYLIVPESFRWYIAHEKFDKAKEIVKSIAKFNRNYDFNTAVDLRRLDNQTKLRYSLLNLFQTRTLVKVTLFSALNWITLGVVVFGLLFGIQNLSGNLYLNIFLFSLTTIPSKAIATWLSNRIGRKKATHICFTVVGIAGLTGGVLQTLDVKFKDQLTTVLAIIANSSTSAAWGTVQTMTVELYPTVIRNIGFGMLSFIGGIGSVIGPQFVYLVDAPVTTALNEVSELPEGIEEEIAGVNGHI, from the exons ATGTCAACTGCTGTAGACAAAACAACGCCTGATGAAGTTATAAAAGACTTGGGAGGTTGTGGAAGGTACCAGGTGCGGCTGTGTGTCATTATCCACCTGGTGAAAACAGTGATCAGTTTCAGCTCCGCAAACCTGGTAATAATAACTTCAGTGCCAGAATGGAGGTGCAATGACAACGTTTATAACAATGGTACTTTTCTGGAACCATCCTGGAACCAAACTTGTTTAACAATGAATGGTACAGAATGCGATTCATTTTCATTTGAAGAAGAGACCAACACACTAGTAAGCGAG TTCAAACTGATTTGCCGAAACGACTTTATTCCAAGTACAGTAAATTCCATTCAACTGGCAGGAGCTATGGCCAGCAATATCATTTTGGGACACATAGCAGACCGGTTAGGTCGGAAACCCATATTTCTGATATCAATACTATTTGTGTTATCATCCTGTTTAGTCGGATTTTTCTCAGTCTCTTTGGAAATGTTCGCAGTGTCAGCTTTCTTTACTGGATTTGGATATGGTGGCTTCTTTACTACACACTATAATTTAATGTCTGAATATACTCCAGCAAGGTGGAGAGGCTTCGTAATTGGATTCCCGTCATATCCGTTACATCAATGTTTGCTATCACTAATTGCTTGGCGGATTCGAGAATGGCGTTACCTCTTATTAATGACATCAATACTAGGAATGCCGTGTTTCCTTGCGGCTTACCT tATAGTTCCTGAAAGTTTCCGCTGGTATATAGCACATGAGAAATTTGACAAAGCAAAAGAGATCGTCAAATCAATTGCCAAGTTTAACCGCAATTATGATTTCAACACTGCAGTTGACCTGAGAAGGCTCGATAATCAAACCAAATTGCGATATTCGTTACTTAATCTGTTTCAAACACGGACACTGGTGAAAGTAACACTGTTTTCAGCCCTTAATTG GATAACACTGGGAGTCGTAGTATTCGGCTTACTATTTGGGATACAGAATCTCTCAGGAAACTtgtacttgaatatttttttatttagtttaaccACGATTCCTTCGAAAGCAATTGCCACGTGGCTAAGTAACAG AATTGGTCGAAAAAAGGCAACACACATTTGCTTCACCGTTGTTGGAATTGCAGGTCTTACAGGTGGCGTTTTGCAAACATTAG atGTAAAATTCAAGGATCAACTTACCACCGTGCTAGCCATTATAGCAAACTCAAGTACATCAGCAGCGTGGGGAACAGTACAGACAATGACAGTAGAACTCTATCCAACTGTCATAAG GAACATTGGATTTGGGATGCTAAGTTTCATCGGAGGAATCGGTTCAGTGATCGGGCCACAATTTGTATATCTT GTTGATGCACCAGTAACTACAGCCTTAAATGAGGTTTCAGAGCTACCAGAAGGTATAGAAGAAGAGATAGCTGGTGTGAATGGCCACATCTAA
- the LOC123543084 gene encoding solute carrier family 22 member 21-like isoform X3 — MSTAVDKTTPDEVIKDLGGCGRYQVRLCVIIHLVKTVISFSSANLVIITSVPEWRCNDNVYNNGTFLEPSWNQTCLTMNGTECDSFSFEEETNTLVSEFKLICRNDFIPSTVNSIQLAGAMASNIILGHIADRLGRKPIFLISILFVLSSCLVGFFSVSLEMFAVSAFFTGFGYGGFFTTHYNLMSEYTPARWRGFVIGFPSYPLHQCLLSLIAWRIREWRYLLLMTSILGMPCFLAAYLIVPESFRWYIAHEKFDKAKEIVKSIAKFNRNYDFNTAVDLRRLDNQTKLRYSLLNLFQTRTLVKVTLFSALNWITLGVVVFGLLFGIQNLSGNLYLNIFLFSLTTIPSKAIATWLSNRIGRKKATHICFTVVGIAGLTGGVLQTLDVKFKDQLTTVLAIIANSSTSAAWGTVQTMTVELYPTVIRNIGFGMLSFIGGIGSVIGPQFVYLDDTGRRGIRLTIWDTESLRKLILKYLFV, encoded by the exons ATGTCAACTGCTGTAGACAAAACAACGCCTGATGAAGTTATAAAAGACTTGGGAGGTTGTGGAAGGTACCAGGTGCGGCTGTGTGTCATTATCCACCTGGTGAAAACAGTGATCAGTTTCAGCTCCGCAAACCTGGTAATAATAACTTCAGTGCCAGAATGGAGGTGCAATGACAACGTTTATAACAATGGTACTTTTCTGGAACCATCCTGGAACCAAACTTGTTTAACAATGAATGGTACAGAATGCGATTCATTTTCATTTGAAGAAGAGACCAACACACTAGTAAGCGAG TTCAAACTGATTTGCCGAAACGACTTTATTCCAAGTACAGTAAATTCCATTCAACTGGCAGGAGCTATGGCCAGCAATATCATTTTGGGACACATAGCAGACCGGTTAGGTCGGAAACCCATATTTCTGATATCAATACTATTTGTGTTATCATCCTGTTTAGTCGGATTTTTCTCAGTCTCTTTGGAAATGTTCGCAGTGTCAGCTTTCTTTACTGGATTTGGATATGGTGGCTTCTTTACTACACACTATAATTTAATGTCTGAATATACTCCAGCAAGGTGGAGAGGCTTCGTAATTGGATTCCCGTCATATCCGTTACATCAATGTTTGCTATCACTAATTGCTTGGCGGATTCGAGAATGGCGTTACCTCTTATTAATGACATCAATACTAGGAATGCCGTGTTTCCTTGCGGCTTACCT tATAGTTCCTGAAAGTTTCCGCTGGTATATAGCACATGAGAAATTTGACAAAGCAAAAGAGATCGTCAAATCAATTGCCAAGTTTAACCGCAATTATGATTTCAACACTGCAGTTGACCTGAGAAGGCTCGATAATCAAACCAAATTGCGATATTCGTTACTTAATCTGTTTCAAACACGGACACTGGTGAAAGTAACACTGTTTTCAGCCCTTAATTG GATAACACTGGGAGTCGTAGTATTCGGCTTACTATTTGGGATACAGAATCTCTCAGGAAACTtgtacttgaatatttttttatttagtttaaccACGATTCCTTCGAAAGCAATTGCCACGTGGCTAAGTAACAG AATTGGTCGAAAAAAGGCAACACACATTTGCTTCACCGTTGTTGGAATTGCAGGTCTTACAGGTGGCGTTTTGCAAACATTAG atGTAAAATTCAAGGATCAACTTACCACCGTGCTAGCCATTATAGCAAACTCAAGTACATCAGCAGCGTGGGGAACAGTACAGACAATGACAGTAGAACTCTATCCAACTGTCATAAG GAACATTGGATTTGGGATGCTAAGTTTCATCGGAGGAATCGGTTCAGTGATCGGGCCACAATTTGTATATCTT gatGACACTGGGCGTCGTGGGATTCGGCTTACTATTTGGGATACAGAATCTCTCAGGAAACTTAtacttaaatatttgtttgtttag